The Verrucomicrobiia bacterium sequence TCGCAGAAGTCCATCATTGGGCTTCGCTAAATTCAGAAAATGGGTCGTCATCTTTAGCGAAGTGTCCCGGATTACTCCTTTCAGGGTCAGATCATCCTGCGCTGCAAATGCAGTGAGGAATTCCTCGATGCTCTGAGGCCTTTCGGAATAGTCGAGGCTCAATGCGCTATCGATAAGATGAAGCAGTCTGCCGCTGATGCGGCCTTGCCCTACCTCGACTGCTGGACGAAGTGAGTCTTCGCGCAACCTGTTTGGGGCCGGGAGCGGAGGCTTTCCTGTGACGAGTTCGTAGAGAGTCGCACCGATTGCGTAAATGTCTGTCCACGGTCCTAATCGCCCGCCCGGCATGAGCTGTTCTGGCGGTGCGTAGGCGGGTGTAGCGATGACCTGATGTTCAGTGCTTGAATCCACCTGAAACTGGACGGCGGCTCCAAGGTCTATCAACACGGGATTCCCATCGCCCCTGACGATTATGTTGTCAGGCTTGATGTCCCGGTGAACTAGTCCTGCCATATGCATTGCGAGAACCCCTTGGAAAAGCGGCTCTGCTATTCCAGCAATCTCCTCATCTGCAAAATTCGATCCCCTCTTCAGTATCAAATCACGCAGAGTAAGGCCGGTTTCGAAGCTCATCGCGAAATACGCCGTTGAATGAGCCTCGAAGAATCGCGTGACCCGAACGATGTTTGGGTGATTAAACTTCGCCAGTCGCCGGACTTCGGCCAAGAATTCGCGTTTTCCCTCCTGAAACCTTGGGGCTAGGACAGGACAAATCGGTTTCAAATCACCACCATTTCCCCTCGCGACAAGCCCACGGGGAGCAAATTCCTTGATGACGCAAAAATTTTGTAGGTTCCGATCTCGGCAAAGATACGTGATTCCGAACCCGCCCCTGCCGAGGACTTTTACGACTTCATATTCAAGAAACCTGCTGCCGGGAGCGAACGGCGTCGTCGGCTGGAAGGTCGGCCCAGCAGGTTTGCCTTGCCCTAAAATCTTATCGAAAAGTCCCATGCAATTTGGCGCGCCGAGTTTGGAGGAGGTGGGGTTGCCATTTCAACGCCAGAGACGGATTAATTGCCTTTCAATTTTTCCTAGTTCCCCCCGCCCGTGATTCGTAGTCTCTGCGCCCATGCGTTGGACACAGACATTCATCCCGACACTGAAAGAATCGCCGGCGGACGCGGAGATCGCGTCGCACAAGCTGCTGCTGCGCGCGGGGCTCATCCGCAAGCTCGGTGCGGGCGTTTATACCTTCCTGCCTCTCGGCTTGCGCGCGTTGCGCAAGGTGGAGCAGATCGTCCGCGAGGAGATGGATCGCGCCGGGGCGATGGAGGTGCTCATGCCCGCCATCCAGCCGAAGGAAATCTGGGAGCAGAGCGGGCGTTACGAGACGGCGAGCGGCGTGCTCTTCAAGGTGAAGGACAGCGCGCAACGCGACTGGGTGCTCAGCCCGACGGCCGAGGAGGTCATCACGTCGCTGGCGGCGAACGAGATCAGTTCGTATCGCCAGTTGCCGAAGAATTTTTACCAGGTGAGCCTGAAATTCCGCGATGAGATCCGTCCGCGCTTCGGCCTGATGCGCGCGAAGGAGTTCATCATGAAAGACGCGTATTCGTTCGATACGACGGACGAGGGCGCGATGGCGAGCTATCACAAGATGTATGACGCCTACAAACGCATCTTTGCGCGGTGCGGCCTGAAGGCGTTCCCGGTCGAGGCGGACACGGGCGTGATCGGCGGCAATTACTCGCACGAGTTCATGGTGCCGGCCGAGACGGGCGAGAATGACGTGGTGTATTGCGAGGCGTGCGGTTACGCGGCGAACATTGAGAAGGCGACGAGCGGCCTGCCGAAGACGGCGCCCCGCGAGATCGGCGCGGCGGTGGAGAAATTCCCGACGCCCGGCGTGGTGACGATCGAGGCGCTGGCGAAGGAGCCTTACAAGGTCGCGGCGAACCGGCAGATCAAGACGCTGGTTTACATCCTGGACAGCAAGCCGGTGATCATCCTCGTGCGCGGCGACGATCAGTTGAACGAGACGAAGCTCATGGCGCGCACGGGTGCCGTGGCGGCGCGGCCCGCGACGGTGGATGAGATTGTGGCGTTGCTCGGCGCGAA is a genomic window containing:
- a CDS encoding serine/threonine-protein kinase, producing the protein MGLFDKILGQGKPAGPTFQPTTPFAPGSRFLEYEVVKVLGRGGFGITYLCRDRNLQNFCVIKEFAPRGLVARGNGGDLKPICPVLAPRFQEGKREFLAEVRRLAKFNHPNIVRVTRFFEAHSTAYFAMSFETGLTLRDLILKRGSNFADEEIAGIAEPLFQGVLAMHMAGLVHRDIKPDNIIVRGDGNPVLIDLGAAVQFQVDSSTEHQVIATPAYAPPEQLMPGGRLGPWTDIYAIGATLYELVTGKPPLPAPNRLREDSLRPAVEVGQGRISGRLLHLIDSALSLDYSERPQSIEEFLTAFAAQDDLTLKGVIRDTSLKMTTHFLNLAKPNDGLLRDELVAFFVVFPVIDLSWRLGKGIPDKATFARLFSFAGADLRSACENEFVRKDFHKTRGMLSESSLRARLEEYAASYLLDRQQEKWTYELLRKQLVRNCLVQATPQDATGFLELIGDVIDRARGRIKKELDKALTRVVWIKTENGWRREIKEVR
- a CDS encoding proline--tRNA ligase — protein: MRWTQTFIPTLKESPADAEIASHKLLLRAGLIRKLGAGVYTFLPLGLRALRKVEQIVREEMDRAGAMEVLMPAIQPKEIWEQSGRYETASGVLFKVKDSAQRDWVLSPTAEEVITSLAANEISSYRQLPKNFYQVSLKFRDEIRPRFGLMRAKEFIMKDAYSFDTTDEGAMASYHKMYDAYKRIFARCGLKAFPVEADTGVIGGNYSHEFMVPAETGENDVVYCEACGYAANIEKATSGLPKTAPREIGAAVEKFPTPGVVTIEALAKEPYKVAANRQIKTLVYILDSKPVIILVRGDDQLNETKLMARTGAVAARPATVDEIVALLGAKPGSLGAVVNVPAEVPVYADERLQGANDMTTGANEDGFHFRNVSMERDIKVTQWFDLRTVKVGEPCVKCGKPVKIQRAIEVGHVFKLGTKYSEKLNALYLDEAGKQHPAVMGCYGIGVTRTLQAVIEQSNDKDGIIWPVGTAPYTVCITPLSVKPDSDVMKLAEKYYAELTAKGVDVILDDRDERPGFKFKDSELVGFPIRIGIGEKSLAKGEVEIKPRAGALAAVKSEDAITKVMELIAAGQTA